A single genomic interval of Methyloceanibacter caenitepidi harbors:
- the cckA gene encoding cell cycle histidine kinase CckA: MSDIDAPMRYAEPMMDRTGRDGSITLVVLLALALAVAAVGLAMLSREVAEPFVLAILAALAVVGVFCLFAGAVGILYFGQRHERNDLTKAFVDNLPHGALIGDASGRVFYANQAYRELLGLDAEAPVPAPDRAFGGNPYLAEPIFRLARAAQQGRARKEEFRLPPPGELEDESAVEPRWFRISVQPMPPEAGSGRKGPLTVWQVDEVTQDRVREESSFAKVQAAIDYLDNAPAGFFTVDADSRIEYLNATLAQWLKLDLTDIAAMPPKLSDIMSQDNAALLAGAGRGDTQGAAQNGVRRFDMDLLRTDGTTMPVRVLHRLPRGNQLAHVLILSRGPGEAHEAGTAELRFTRMFQSSPFAIATVDADGAVSGTNAAFSRLFGIDADANPGKTKLEDLVDDANRQALHKALEAAIAGQGLIDAIDVTFAGPEPRSGRIYLSAISDKDDKSEAVIAYALDTTEQRALEAQFAQSQKMQAVGQLAGGIAHDFNNMLTAIIGFSDFLLLNHRPTDPAFQDIMNIKQNANRAAGLVRQLLAFSRQQTLRPQVLHLGDVLSDLSILLDRLLGENVELSLDTAGDLWPVKADLHQFEQVIINLAVNARDAMPDGGKLAIRTENVDEARSRESGGSHMPPGEYVMIEVRDTGSGMTEEVKQKIFEPFFSTKEIGRGTGLGLSTVYGIIKQTGGYVYVDSEVGKGTAMRVFLPRYVEGAAEVDQEPAKLERKPEKPKDLTGRGTLLLVEDEDAVRSFAARALGTRGYEVLEASTGAEALEVFEEHEGKVDLVVSDVVMPEMDGPTLLKELRQKDPDIRIIFMSGYAEDAFKRNLDENEEFGFLQKPFDLKTLAATVKSALED; this comes from the coding sequence ATGTCGGATATCGATGCGCCCATGCGCTACGCTGAACCTATGATGGACCGGACCGGCCGTGACGGGAGCATTACGCTCGTCGTGTTGTTGGCGCTGGCTCTTGCCGTCGCCGCAGTCGGCCTGGCCATGCTGAGCCGCGAGGTCGCGGAACCTTTCGTGCTCGCAATCCTTGCGGCGCTGGCTGTCGTAGGCGTGTTCTGCCTGTTCGCCGGTGCCGTCGGCATCCTGTATTTCGGCCAGCGTCACGAGCGGAACGATCTGACCAAGGCCTTTGTCGACAACCTGCCTCACGGCGCGCTCATTGGCGATGCCTCGGGCCGTGTGTTTTACGCGAACCAGGCCTACCGGGAGCTTCTCGGCCTCGACGCCGAGGCGCCTGTGCCCGCACCGGACCGCGCATTTGGCGGCAACCCGTACCTGGCCGAGCCGATCTTCCGGCTGGCCCGCGCCGCGCAGCAGGGACGGGCGCGGAAAGAGGAGTTCCGCTTGCCGCCGCCCGGCGAGCTCGAGGACGAATCCGCCGTCGAACCCCGCTGGTTCCGGATTTCAGTGCAGCCCATGCCGCCGGAGGCCGGCTCGGGCCGGAAAGGGCCGCTCACGGTCTGGCAGGTCGACGAGGTAACGCAGGACCGGGTGCGCGAAGAGTCGAGCTTTGCGAAGGTCCAAGCGGCCATCGACTATCTCGACAACGCCCCGGCGGGTTTCTTCACGGTGGATGCGGATAGCCGCATCGAGTATCTCAACGCAACGCTCGCGCAGTGGCTTAAGCTCGATCTGACCGACATAGCCGCCATGCCGCCGAAGCTCTCGGACATCATGTCTCAAGACAACGCCGCGCTCCTGGCCGGCGCGGGGCGCGGCGACACGCAAGGCGCGGCACAGAACGGCGTCCGGCGCTTCGACATGGATCTCCTGCGGACCGACGGCACCACGATGCCCGTCCGGGTGCTGCACCGTCTGCCGCGTGGCAATCAACTCGCTCATGTTCTCATTCTTAGCCGGGGGCCGGGCGAAGCCCACGAAGCCGGCACCGCCGAGCTGCGTTTCACCCGGATGTTCCAATCCTCGCCGTTCGCCATTGCGACGGTGGATGCGGACGGGGCCGTCAGCGGGACCAATGCCGCTTTCTCTCGGCTTTTCGGCATCGACGCGGACGCCAATCCGGGCAAGACGAAGCTGGAGGATCTTGTCGACGACGCCAACCGGCAGGCACTGCACAAGGCGCTCGAGGCCGCCATTGCAGGCCAGGGCTTGATCGACGCGATCGATGTCACGTTTGCCGGCCCCGAGCCGCGGAGCGGACGCATCTATCTCAGCGCCATCTCCGACAAGGACGACAAGAGCGAAGCGGTGATCGCCTACGCGCTGGATACGACCGAGCAGCGCGCGCTCGAAGCGCAATTCGCACAGAGCCAGAAGATGCAGGCGGTGGGGCAGCTCGCCGGCGGTATCGCCCACGACTTCAACAACATGCTGACGGCGATCATCGGCTTTTCCGACTTCCTGCTCCTGAACCATAGGCCGACCGACCCGGCCTTCCAGGACATCATGAACATCAAGCAGAACGCGAACCGTGCCGCCGGTCTCGTTCGTCAATTGCTTGCCTTCTCGCGGCAGCAGACGCTGCGCCCCCAAGTACTGCACTTGGGCGACGTGCTGTCGGACCTATCGATCTTGCTCGATCGCCTCCTAGGCGAGAATGTCGAACTGAGCCTGGATACGGCCGGCGACCTCTGGCCCGTCAAGGCGGACCTGCATCAGTTCGAACAAGTCATCATCAATCTCGCGGTGAACGCGCGCGACGCCATGCCCGACGGCGGCAAGCTGGCGATCCGGACCGAGAATGTGGACGAAGCCCGGTCGCGCGAGTCCGGTGGCAGCCACATGCCGCCGGGCGAGTACGTCATGATCGAGGTCCGCGACACCGGCTCCGGCATGACCGAAGAGGTCAAACAGAAGATCTTCGAGCCGTTTTTCTCGACCAAAGAGATCGGCCGCGGAACGGGGCTCGGACTGTCGACGGTTTACGGCATCATCAAGCAGACCGGCGGCTATGTGTATGTCGACAGTGAGGTGGGGAAGGGCACGGCCATGCGCGTGTTCCTTCCGCGCTACGTGGAAGGCGCCGCCGAAGTCGACCAAGAGCCAGCCAAGTTGGAGCGCAAGCCCGAGAAGCCGAAGGATCTGACGGGCCGCGGCACGCTGCTGCTCGTCGAGGACGAGGACGCGGTGCGTAGCTTCGCGGCCCGTGCTCTCGGAACGCGCGGTTACGAAGTGTTGGAGGCTTCGACGGGCGCCGAGGCGCTGGAAGTCTTCGAAGAGCATGAAGGCAAGGTGGACCTCGTAGTGAGTGACGTGGTGATGCCCGAAATGGACGGCCCGACACTCCTGAAGGAACTCCGCCAGAAGGACCCGGATATCAGGATCATCTTCATGTCCGGCTACGCGGAAGACGCCTTCAAGCGGAATCTGGACGAGAATGAAGAGTTCGGGTTCCTGCAGAAGCCCTTCGATCTCAAAACGCTGGCGGCCACCGTGAAATCCGCGCTCGAAGACTAG
- a CDS encoding sulfotransferase family protein yields the protein MPDYEVMPSDDDDANKRRKRHKKKKMGLTVERYGGRLLYMWFGMRFMTLMRLFWRGRFSFTLNCIPDTLALFLFVPWNTPLTWISEALYKKKAESLKLDTPPIFVVGHWRSGTTLMHDLFSEDPNLAFPTTYECFVPHHFLLTEGTLDHLAKGLLPKRRPQDDVPVGFDRPQEEEFAMLMLGQGSPLITMAWPRLGPQDTDFIDFEGVPEAEVQRWADAYMWFYRRLMVKHGKTLVMKTPPNTARIKLLTKLFPDARWVHISRSPLKVFPSTVKLWRALYSAQGLHNPPQCDAWLDDYVLDLMERVTTVYERDKHLIPKENLYEIRYEDLVKNPIDSMRDIYEKLRIESFDQAEGPMRAFLADRSDHKVSSYKMPKDLTKRIADRLKPFIDAHGYREVVDAALAEPETDANVREEAAS from the coding sequence GTGCCAGACTACGAGGTCATGCCGTCCGACGACGACGACGCCAACAAGCGCCGCAAACGGCACAAGAAGAAAAAGATGGGGCTGACCGTCGAGCGCTATGGCGGACGGCTGCTTTATATGTGGTTCGGCATGCGCTTCATGACGCTGATGCGGCTATTCTGGCGCGGGCGCTTCTCCTTCACGCTGAACTGCATTCCGGACACGCTGGCGCTCTTCCTATTCGTGCCGTGGAACACGCCGCTCACATGGATCTCCGAGGCGCTCTACAAGAAGAAGGCGGAGAGCCTGAAGCTGGACACGCCGCCAATCTTCGTCGTCGGCCATTGGCGCAGCGGTACCACGCTGATGCACGATCTCTTTTCGGAAGACCCGAACCTCGCGTTTCCGACGACCTATGAGTGTTTCGTTCCGCATCACTTCCTCCTCACGGAAGGCACGCTCGACCATCTGGCCAAAGGGCTTCTGCCCAAGCGCCGGCCGCAGGACGATGTGCCGGTGGGCTTCGACCGTCCCCAGGAGGAAGAATTCGCGATGCTGATGCTGGGGCAGGGCTCGCCGCTGATCACGATGGCATGGCCGCGGCTCGGGCCCCAGGACACCGACTTCATCGACTTCGAGGGCGTGCCCGAGGCGGAAGTCCAGCGCTGGGCGGACGCGTATATGTGGTTCTACCGGCGTCTGATGGTGAAGCACGGCAAGACGCTGGTGATGAAGACGCCGCCCAACACCGCGCGCATCAAGCTGCTGACCAAGTTGTTCCCCGACGCGCGCTGGGTACATATCTCGCGCAGTCCGCTGAAAGTGTTCCCGTCCACGGTCAAGCTGTGGCGCGCGCTCTATTCGGCGCAAGGCCTCCACAACCCGCCTCAGTGCGACGCGTGGCTCGACGACTACGTCTTGGATCTCATGGAGCGCGTCACCACGGTCTACGAGCGCGACAAGCATTTGATCCCGAAGGAGAACCTCTACGAAATCCGCTATGAGGATCTCGTGAAGAACCCAATCGATTCGATGCGGGACATCTACGAGAAGCTCCGCATAGAGAGTTTCGATCAGGCGGAGGGGCCCATGCGCGCGTTTCTCGCCGACCGTTCGGACCACAAGGTGTCCAGCTACAAGATGCCGAAGGACCTCACGAAGCGGATCGCCGACCGGCTGAAGCCTTTCATCGACGCCCATGGCTATCGCGAGGTCGTGGACGCGGCGCTCGCCGAGCCGGAGACGGACGCCAACGTGCGTGAAGAAGCGGCGTCCTAG
- a CDS encoding sensor histidine kinase, translated as MEIDRDAVYSLAVSTAGVIGNEFLVALVHHLHEVMPVSLALITLGLGRPPSRARAIFSWRDGEKGVPIEYDLEGTPCKLVYDGQTLVVPDQLSIRFPKESERLRSYCGVPLRDRSREVVGHFAVLSEEALTETERVEGIVRIFGRRAESELNRIAQDEERNELIARLEKQYAVSNQRNNFMSKVLGMVAHDLRSPLSAIVARADLMQALIDADRSAYDDKTTRSLVKSLESVHASSERMNRMIENLLEAARKESTEISLTTTNIALTRAVESAIQIHQPYASAKSIDLISHLDDQIRVKGDEDRLVEAIGNLISNAIKYSPVGSEVTVVTRREGERQAEIVVADLGLGMTAEDLGNAFKPFHTLSARPTGGETSTGLGLAIVRTVAEAHGGEVFAESKGRDKGTTMTIRLPAIDST; from the coding sequence ATGGAAATCGACCGCGACGCTGTCTATAGCCTGGCTGTCAGTACTGCTGGAGTCATAGGCAACGAGTTTCTTGTCGCCCTCGTCCACCACCTTCACGAGGTCATGCCGGTCAGCCTCGCCCTGATTACGCTGGGCCTTGGCAGGCCGCCGTCGCGCGCGCGCGCGATTTTCAGCTGGCGTGACGGGGAGAAGGGTGTCCCGATCGAGTACGATCTGGAAGGCACGCCATGCAAATTGGTCTATGACGGGCAGACTCTCGTTGTGCCCGATCAGCTTTCCATCCGTTTTCCAAAAGAATCTGAGCGCTTGAGGAGCTATTGCGGCGTTCCTTTGCGTGATCGCTCGAGAGAAGTGGTGGGGCACTTCGCGGTGCTGTCCGAGGAAGCCCTGACGGAGACGGAGCGCGTCGAAGGCATCGTGCGGATCTTCGGCCGCCGCGCGGAGTCTGAGCTCAATCGAATAGCCCAAGACGAAGAACGCAACGAGCTCATCGCCCGTCTGGAAAAGCAGTATGCAGTGTCCAATCAGCGCAACAATTTCATGTCCAAGGTCTTGGGCATGGTGGCGCATGATTTGCGTAGTCCGCTCTCTGCAATAGTCGCTCGTGCGGATCTAATGCAGGCGCTGATTGACGCTGACCGGAGCGCGTATGACGACAAGACCACGCGGTCGCTGGTGAAGTCGCTTGAATCTGTTCATGCGTCCAGCGAACGAATGAACCGCATGATCGAAAACTTACTGGAAGCGGCTCGGAAGGAGAGTACCGAGATATCTCTTACGACCACCAATATCGCCCTGACCCGGGCGGTCGAGTCTGCAATCCAAATTCATCAGCCATACGCATCCGCCAAGTCGATCGATCTGATATCCCATCTCGACGATCAGATCAGGGTCAAAGGGGATGAGGACCGGCTCGTGGAGGCGATCGGCAATTTGATCAGCAACGCCATCAAGTACTCGCCCGTCGGAAGTGAGGTTACCGTTGTTACGCGCCGGGAGGGTGAGCGCCAGGCTGAAATTGTCGTGGCCGACTTGGGACTGGGCATGACCGCGGAAGATCTCGGCAATGCCTTCAAACCGTTTCATACCCTGTCGGCGCGGCCGACGGGCGGCGAAACGTCCACGGGGCTCGGGTTGGCGATCGTACGAACCGTTGCGGAGGCCCATGGCGGCGAGGTGTTTGCAGAGAGCAAAGGCCGCGACAAGGGCACCACGATGACCATTCGCCTGCCTGCGATCGACTCCACCTAG
- a CDS encoding TIGR03032 family protein — MTEREDQPNAQAAEGTTQNSATEEQKAPEQPQVKYSMSPGFSSFLGSNGIGLGISSYQSGKFYLLGQNTDGGLLVDERFFRKAMGIAVPDKDTILLATLFQIIRFRNVLGPEQQINNLYDACYVPRELFVTGEIDAHDVGLLKDGRIVFVNTLFNCLATPSSRHSFTPLWKPPFISKIVKEDRCHLNGLAMEDGVPRYVTAVSKSDTIDGWRDRRYDGGIIIDVATGEIVIGGLSMPHSPRMYNGRLYVLNSGTGELCWVETADKAADATLHVIAFCPGFVRGLGFHGKYAFVGLSKPRYERFEGLALDKKLAETDSEPWCGVQVIDLETGAVAHWFRIDGAIGELYDVAVVGGVFRPMSLGFASNEILGLVTHDELDDASSL, encoded by the coding sequence ATGACCGAACGCGAGGATCAGCCGAACGCTCAGGCCGCTGAGGGCACTACACAGAATAGCGCGACGGAAGAACAGAAGGCGCCGGAACAGCCGCAGGTCAAATATTCGATGTCGCCGGGTTTTTCGTCCTTCCTCGGCAGCAACGGGATCGGCCTCGGCATCTCGTCCTATCAGTCGGGCAAGTTTTACCTGCTCGGTCAGAACACCGACGGCGGACTCCTCGTCGACGAACGCTTCTTCCGCAAGGCCATGGGCATCGCCGTCCCCGACAAGGACACGATTTTGCTCGCGACGCTGTTTCAGATCATCCGCTTCAGGAACGTCTTGGGCCCTGAGCAGCAGATCAACAATCTCTACGACGCCTGCTACGTCCCGCGTGAACTTTTCGTCACGGGCGAGATCGACGCTCACGATGTCGGCTTGCTCAAGGATGGGCGGATCGTCTTCGTCAACACGCTCTTCAATTGTCTGGCGACGCCGTCGTCGCGCCACAGTTTCACGCCGCTTTGGAAGCCTCCGTTTATTTCAAAGATCGTCAAGGAAGACCGCTGCCATTTGAACGGCCTTGCCATGGAGGACGGTGTCCCGCGCTATGTGACCGCGGTCAGCAAGTCCGACACGATCGATGGCTGGCGCGACCGCCGCTATGACGGCGGTATCATCATCGACGTGGCCACGGGCGAGATCGTCATCGGCGGGCTGTCGATGCCGCACTCCCCGCGTATGTACAACGGTCGGCTCTATGTCCTGAACTCGGGCACAGGCGAGCTGTGCTGGGTCGAGACGGCGGATAAGGCCGCCGACGCCACACTTCATGTGATCGCATTTTGTCCCGGCTTCGTGCGGGGTCTCGGCTTCCACGGCAAATACGCCTTCGTGGGCCTCTCCAAGCCGCGCTACGAGCGCTTCGAGGGCCTTGCCCTCGACAAGAAGCTCGCGGAAACGGACTCCGAACCGTGGTGCGGCGTGCAGGTCATCGACTTGGAGACGGGGGCCGTCGCGCACTGGTTCCGGATCGATGGCGCCATCGGCGAACTCTACGATGTCGCCGTCGTGGGAGGCGTGTTTCGGCCCATGTCGCTGGGCTTCGCCTCGAACGAGATCTTGGGCCTCGTCACCCATGACGAGCTGGACGATGCGTCCTCGCTCTAG
- a CDS encoding autotransporter outer membrane beta-barrel domain-containing protein, whose product MSKLSARLPVLLSMLVAAAACTGGSQYAYADCTGTAPNFECSGSSGAQTIKADNATVETLPGFSVSATDKTALAISGKGQVSFSDANASSLTSVLETALSVSSTGNDGSTPGGVDVTTNGSLSGGIGIDATNYGTGALSIDALGAIEGTSGNGITALNRNANGGALSIVSQETVVAKRTGISATNYGTGPLTIDAGAGVSGETGIQAVNRGSGTLTVDTHGPVSGTLYNGITATSYGTDLSITTEDAISGAITGIKASNFGLGSTRIETGGTVDGLSAHGIEAINENANSNSLTVITKGAVTASQTGISATNHGKGPLTVQTMSAVSGETGIDAASEGAGSLSIDTGGTVTGTSSNGITAETYGTDLSVTTKDTVTGARAGIAATNYGTGTLTIDTRGDVTGTSGSGIQASNTAGTDLSVSTAGGTTVSGQTGLIANNGGSGALNLDIAGNIEGTAAEGISAANSGTTSTISTQSGSSVRGATTGMRTVHDGSGALALDIAGTLEGLGGEGLYATSSGPEAIALNTTGNISGTTDGVYLGHGGGGAINVDIGSGSIVSSSGTGADDFAIETSGGRTNLVVKGTLNGGAGGAAKFDRSEINAFSDRMELHPTAAVTGKVLAGPGIDTLAFAGGGHGTFDLDDIDTGDRTKQFQEFEIFQIDSGTWSFDGTTPYTFTLNGGTLKGTGTFGELISNGGTISLGNSIGSMTINGDLTLSRGSVFEVEVDANGRNDTAIVNGAVNLTGATLRVLAKKGSYRTRTNYTIIQNDGSDAVNGKFAKLETNYAFLTPSVVYDGGDGNDVVLTLLRTVVPTTTGGSGGGGGASGPGGVTYLSFCSVAETKNQCNVAEGLDAFPADNALFYSALTQTEEGAREAFNALSGEIHATVAGTLVDDSRYAREAVMGRLMQANHRGGALGSSGPIVASYGNQAMMLGGLDLYDGKALLDAPAPLAFWTQGFGAWGDFGGNKNAASADRNLGGFISGMDADVGDSWRVGVATGASFSDVSVDQRYSTANVQSYYLGGYAGGMAGDFALRGGGLWAWSEVDTSRAVVFPGFYERQNASYDADTGQLFGEVAYPTQMGGFDLEPFAGLAYVSVESGSFKEKGGAEASLRGKDVSQDVGYTSLGLRAAKTVMWGNTAVTPHVEAAWLHAFNDVTPDASLAFATTGTGFDVSGVPLAEDSALLDAGLDFAVSDRLSAGFSYSGQFADNVSDNAVKGRLTWLFN is encoded by the coding sequence ATGTCCAAGCTGTCGGCACGGCTGCCCGTGCTGCTGTCAATGCTCGTGGCCGCGGCCGCGTGCACGGGCGGCAGCCAGTATGCCTATGCCGATTGCACAGGCACGGCGCCAAACTTCGAATGTTCCGGCAGCAGCGGGGCCCAGACGATCAAGGCCGACAATGCGACCGTTGAAACGCTTCCCGGCTTCAGTGTCTCCGCGACGGACAAGACTGCGCTCGCGATCTCCGGCAAGGGCCAGGTCTCCTTTAGCGACGCCAATGCGTCCTCGCTTACGTCCGTGCTGGAGACGGCACTGTCCGTTTCCTCGACCGGCAATGACGGATCCACACCGGGCGGTGTTGACGTCACCACGAACGGATCACTGAGTGGCGGAATCGGAATTGACGCCACAAATTACGGAACGGGTGCGCTGAGTATCGACGCCCTCGGCGCGATCGAGGGAACAAGCGGCAACGGCATCACCGCGCTCAACAGAAATGCGAACGGCGGGGCTCTCTCGATCGTCAGCCAAGAGACTGTCGTGGCCAAGCGCACCGGCATCAGTGCCACGAACTACGGAACGGGCCCGTTGACCATCGATGCTGGCGCCGGCGTCAGCGGTGAGACTGGCATACAGGCTGTGAACCGCGGTTCAGGCACGCTTACGGTCGATACGCACGGGCCTGTCTCAGGCACGCTGTACAACGGTATTACGGCCACGAGCTACGGAACGGACCTTTCGATCACGACAGAGGACGCCATTTCGGGCGCCATCACGGGCATCAAGGCCAGCAATTTCGGTCTCGGATCGACGAGGATCGAGACCGGCGGCACGGTCGACGGGCTCAGCGCCCACGGGATCGAGGCGATCAACGAGAACGCGAACTCGAACAGCCTGACCGTTATTACCAAAGGCGCCGTGACCGCGAGCCAAACAGGCATCAGCGCCACAAATCACGGCAAGGGCCCGCTCACCGTGCAAACGATGAGCGCCGTCAGCGGAGAAACAGGCATCGATGCTGCCAGCGAGGGGGCAGGCTCTCTTTCGATCGACACGGGCGGAACGGTCACCGGCACCAGCTCCAACGGAATCACCGCCGAAACCTATGGCACCGATCTTTCGGTCACAACCAAGGATACGGTTACAGGCGCGCGCGCGGGCATTGCCGCGACGAATTACGGGACGGGGACGTTGACGATCGACACGCGAGGCGACGTCACCGGCACCAGCGGCTCGGGCATTCAGGCGTCGAACACGGCCGGCACCGATCTTTCGGTCTCGACCGCCGGTGGCACCACCGTGAGTGGACAAACCGGACTCATCGCGAACAATGGAGGCAGCGGCGCGCTGAACCTCGATATCGCCGGCAACATCGAGGGCACCGCCGCCGAGGGCATCTCGGCTGCGAACAGCGGCACAACGTCGACAATCTCGACGCAAAGCGGCTCGAGCGTTCGTGGGGCCACCACGGGCATGCGGACCGTTCACGATGGGTCCGGCGCGTTGGCACTGGACATTGCGGGCACCCTGGAGGGCCTTGGCGGTGAGGGTCTCTACGCCACCAGCAGCGGACCGGAGGCGATCGCCCTGAACACCACGGGGAATATCTCCGGCACGACGGACGGCGTTTATCTAGGCCATGGCGGTGGCGGCGCGATCAACGTCGACATTGGCAGCGGCAGCATTGTCTCAAGCTCCGGCACGGGTGCAGACGACTTCGCGATCGAGACCTCCGGGGGGCGGACGAACCTTGTCGTCAAGGGTACGCTGAATGGCGGCGCCGGCGGCGCCGCGAAATTCGACAGAAGCGAGATCAATGCGTTCAGCGACCGCATGGAATTGCATCCAACGGCGGCCGTCACCGGCAAGGTTCTGGCCGGCCCCGGCATAGACACGTTGGCGTTCGCCGGCGGGGGGCACGGTACATTCGATCTCGACGACATCGACACCGGCGATCGCACGAAGCAGTTCCAGGAATTCGAAATCTTTCAGATCGACAGCGGCACGTGGAGCTTCGACGGCACGACGCCCTACACCTTCACCCTCAACGGCGGCACGCTGAAAGGTACCGGCACCTTCGGCGAGCTGATTTCGAACGGCGGCACGATCTCTCTCGGCAACTCGATCGGGAGCATGACGATCAACGGCGACTTGACGCTCAGCAGAGGCTCCGTGTTCGAAGTCGAGGTCGATGCTAACGGACGAAACGACACGGCCATCGTCAACGGCGCGGTGAATCTCACCGGCGCGACATTGCGCGTGCTGGCCAAGAAGGGCAGCTACAGGACGCGCACCAACTACACGATCATCCAGAATGACGGGTCCGACGCCGTAAACGGCAAGTTCGCGAAACTGGAAACGAATTACGCCTTCCTGACGCCCAGCGTCGTCTATGACGGCGGCGACGGCAATGACGTTGTCCTGACGCTGTTGCGCACGGTCGTGCCGACCACGACCGGCGGCAGCGGTGGCGGCGGTGGTGCGAGCGGACCGGGCGGCGTCACCTATCTCAGCTTCTGCTCGGTTGCCGAGACCAAGAACCAATGCAACGTGGCCGAGGGGCTCGATGCGTTTCCGGCCGACAATGCGCTTTTCTATTCCGCTTTGACTCAGACGGAGGAAGGTGCGCGGGAAGCCTTCAATGCGCTGTCCGGCGAGATCCACGCGACCGTGGCGGGGACCTTGGTGGATGACAGCCGCTATGCGCGCGAGGCGGTCATGGGGCGCTTGATGCAGGCGAACCACCGCGGCGGGGCGCTTGGCTCGAGCGGGCCGATCGTCGCCAGCTACGGCAACCAAGCCATGATGCTCGGGGGCTTGGACTTGTACGATGGTAAGGCGCTTCTCGATGCGCCTGCGCCGCTCGCATTTTGGACTCAAGGCTTCGGCGCTTGGGGCGACTTCGGCGGCAACAAAAACGCGGCCTCCGCGGATCGCAATCTCGGCGGCTTCATCTCCGGTATGGATGCGGACGTGGGCGACTCCTGGCGGGTGGGTGTCGCAACCGGCGCATCCTTCTCCGATGTGAGCGTGGACCAGCGTTACAGCACCGCCAATGTCCAGAGCTATTATCTCGGCGGCTATGCCGGCGGCATGGCTGGTGACTTCGCGTTGCGCGGCGGCGGCCTGTGGGCCTGGAGCGAAGTCGACACATCCCGCGCCGTTGTCTTCCCGGGCTTCTACGAACGCCAGAACGCGAGCTACGACGCCGACACGGGTCAGCTGTTCGGCGAGGTCGCGTACCCGACGCAAATGGGTGGTTTCGATCTCGAACCGTTCGCGGGTCTCGCGTACGTGTCCGTCGAGAGTGGCAGCTTCAAGGAGAAGGGTGGGGCGGAAGCCTCCTTGCGCGGCAAGGATGTCTCCCAGGACGTGGGCTATACGTCACTCGGCCTCCGCGCCGCGAAGACGGTGATGTGGGGCAACACGGCAGTGACCCCGCATGTGGAAGCGGCGTGGCTCCATGCCTTCAACGATGTCACGCCGGATGCATCGCTGGCATTCGCGACGACCGGCACGGGTTTCGACGTGTCAGGCGTGCCGCTTGCCGAAGACTCGGCGCTCCTGGATGCCGGCCTCGACTTCGCGGTCTCGGATCGGCTGTCCGCCGGCTTCTCCTACTCTGGCCAATTTGCGGACAACGTGTCCGACAACGCCGTCAAGGGCCGCCTCACCTGGCTGTTCAACTAG